Sequence from the Theropithecus gelada isolate Dixy chromosome 20, Tgel_1.0, whole genome shotgun sequence genome:
AACATTTATCAGGAAAGGCAGAGAATTGGGAGAAAGCCTGAGCTAGCCCAGGGTGTAGTGTGGACACCAGCCTAATTAGCTCAGAGGCCTGAGCTGACAAGATCTGGAAAAGAAGATTGTCTAGGCAGAAAAGCACccaaatgggaaaaatgtaaatatgtgaaCTATATTAAATCACAATAGCTGACATCTATATGGTACTTATGGTGTTTCAAGTTCTTTTCTAAGTGCATTATGAAGGtaagctcatttaatcctcaccatgaACTTCCGGAGTAAGTACTATATTTGTGCCCATGTTATGGACGGCGAAGCTGAGGCAGAGGGCGACGATCTTGTCAAAGGTCTGTGGGTTGATAAATACAGAGTTGGGATCCAAAGTCATTGGATTCAAAGTCAAAGGAATCAAACTCTGCAACTGTCCAGATCCAGTTGCAGAGTTTGTGTGCTTGAATGTTGTGCAAGCTGCCTCTCTGTTCTCAAAAGGCAGAGGCATAACGTGGCAAAAAGTCAGTTCCAGGGACCGCACAGTAAAGCAGCAGCAAAGAGAAACTCAAGGGTTCTGGTCTTGAGCTTGGTAGAGGGATCTGCTGGTCCAGAAATGAGTCAGCTGGGAAAGGGAGCTGCATTTGAGGGAGAAGGAGATGGAGAACTCAGCAATGGAGCAAGAGATTCGAGCAGCATGGCCAGGAATGCTTAGTGAGGGTCTGCTGTATGGGCTTTCAAGTCAGGCAGACGTGGGTTTGTATATCGGCTTTGCTATCTACTTGTAAGTTTCACTATCTACACAATGGATTTAACAATCATACCTGCCACAAATACGAGGATTCAATGGGACAAGATGAGTGAGGTTCATGGCACAGTGTCTGACACCCAGGGTGGTGGCTTAGTGAATGGAAATACTCTTCCAATGGATTTGGATGGCAAGGATTGGCCTGAATCCTGGCTGCAACCCAGAAGtggtaatattaatatttatctgaTGCCAGCCAGCGGGGTTGAAGGGGGAGCAGCCTTCAAGCAAAGGTATCCCGAGGCTCCTGTGCCAAAGCTTTACAGGGAGCAAACCTAGATGGTGTGGTGGGGAGGGATGTGGGGTAGAAGGGGAGTCCTTCCGGGGTCACATGGCTCTTTCTCTCCTCTAGCACTCTGGCCTTTGCAGAAGGACTTTATTCGTGACTACCAGGGAAGATACCCTGCTAGTTAAGGCCCTGGGACCTTTCTCTCCATCCCAGATCCACTTCCCAGATGCCCTGCTTTTGCACACTCCCAATTTCCAGGGTGCCTGGATGCTGCTGCTTCCCCTTCACAGTGTTCTTCACCTGTTTGCTCCAGTTCTCAGATCCTTCCCTCTCCAAGGGGTGGCTGGAGTCACTTGTCCCCAAGAGTAGGAGGAAATGCATGGCCCCTGAGCaaagatgacatgcaaattcatcTAGCATTCCACAGTTTTAAATAGCTAATGCATTCAGGGCTTAagacctagatgatgggttgctAAGCGCAacaaaccactgtggcacacgtctacccaggtaacaaatctacacattctgcacttgtatcccgaACTTAAagtaacataataataataataaattgcttCAGTTAAcattcccaaatatttttcacatgcttcaaaataaaatctacctcgtccttcatctttaaaacaatttttttaaaataaagtgctcTGTAACCTTCCATGAAAACAAGAGTAGGAGATGATTTGATATGTTACGTGGCTGCAGTATCACAGAGCATCAAATCACACAGTGAGAAGGGTACTCCCTTTTGACTTCTCCTTTGCTCCTTCTGAGTAAACTGAGGGAAGCATCTTCTTTTGGTGCCAGAATATCCTTTAACACCTCTCTAACACTTTGGTTATATCCTTTTCCCGAAGAACAGGTAGCCGGCAGCCGGCCTTCAGCCGAactcagggaggtggaggttgcagtgagctaagctAGCAACAGCTAAAATACAGCatgattgtttttgtttgcattgtatttattttcccaGTTACCATTTGATTATGGCAAggaatttcagttttctctttataGTAGTGATATAAAGTTCCTTTtcgaaatatatttattaaaagattGAAAGCGAGTAGGCTTGAAGAAAGACATTAGGTAAACAGTTGTTGATGTGGGATGTGGATATAAAAAACTTCCTAGGAGTGGCACTCAAATGACTGAGCTTGGAAAATGCTGGAATACTGGGGAAGCCACGCAACGTAGGAAGCAGAGGCTTAGATACAAATGTCGCTCTGCTCATTAGCACCCAAGACACTTACTTTCTTTGAGCCTCTATTTCCTTACCTGccaaaatggagatgataattcCTACTACACGTGGTTCTTtggaggactaaatgagataatttaatgTATGTGCGTGCCATTTGCATGCAATGACTCAAGTGTTGAACAAAATGAATTGTCCCTAGGTGTACTTTACAATGAAATTCACTGTGTGAGTGTGGGCAAGGTACTAGTTTCCCAGTACTTCTGTCCCATAGTGGGAATAAAATTTGGGCAAGTCACAGCACTTctctttcctcagtttcctcattggtaaagtGGAGATTTTAGGAGGTATTTTCTTCATGGGATTACTGGAAGGATGAaatgattttgtgtgtgtatggcaGCAGAACACAGCCTAGTACCCACAGTATCTGGTAGGTGTGAGCTCTCAAGCCTGCAACCCTGCCTCCTTAGCATGCTGCAGTCCTAAGTGGGAAGGCTCCTCAAAAGTGTGAAGACCTGGGTGTGTACCAAAAATTCTCAAGGAAATCACTGTGGGCATAGGTGACATATTTCTcgtacttttttgttttcttttttcagatagcatctcactctgtcacccaggctggagtgcagtggcatgatcacggctcactgcagcctctacctccctgagttcaggtgatccttcaatgtcagcctctcaagtagctgggactacaggcatgtgccatcatgctcacctaatttttgtatttttttgtagagacagggtttcattgtgttgcccaggctggtcttgaactcctgggcttggccaagtgatctgcccacattggcctcccaaagtgttgggattacagaagtgagccaccatgcccggtcaacATATTTCTTGTGCTTTCTaacatcaaatatttaaaatattcaaatccTTCCATTCTCTCTTCCCAGAGCCCTCAGAGCCTGTGAGtatactgtctctctctctctctcatataaaGTAACTTCCATTTGGCTTTTATCTTGCTACAGTAACACttgctgtggactgaattgtTTCTCCATCCACCTTCCCATTGccccaaaatgcatatgttgaatccctaacccccagtgtgatggtatttggagatgggatctttgggagataattagagtgagatgagatcacgggGGTGGGACCCGTGGGACCCACACTGTGGGATCTGTGGCTTTATGAAAAGagaaactgagagagagagagagagaaagagattacTTTCTTTCTattgtgtgaggacacagcaagaaggctgcTGTCTACAAGTCAGGAAGAGGAGCCCTGAGCAGAAACTGAGTTacttagcctccagaactttgagaagtaaatgtctgttgtttaagttaCCAgtctttgacttttttattttaaagagctgGGGTCTCAGCTAGACTTGAactctttaactcctgggctcaagtgatcctctggcttcagcctccaaGGCTGTAGTCCcataagctgggactacaagctcatGCCACCTCTTCCAGcccattttgatattttgttgtcACAGCACAAGCAGATCAACACGATGCTTACTCTGCCTAAAATCCAcccaaaacattgaaaaatatgtatttattgtttacAATGTGCTAATCATTTTAcacacattgttttatttaaacctCACAACTCTGGAGGAGAGTGCTATTATcatgttccattttacagatgaggagactgaggcttgaggcttaggtgacttgcccaaggtcatagagcTATTGCGTGCCAGATTTAGATCTTGAAAACCAGCATTCACTCACCCACCCCCAGGTAGCCTCCAGGAATTCAAGCAGAAGGGCGTACTGATTCGGACATTTGTGGGAATACCTTACTAGCTTCCAAAGGCACAAGGTGAGCCTTCTTAGTGGCTCAGGTGTGGATGAGCAAAGTTCAGCTTCCAAGACGGATGTGAGCCAGTTTGGAGGCAGGGGAGTGAGTTTGTGTAGGAaacacccaaaagaaagaaaacaccctCCGGCTCGGTTGGTTACGACAAGGCAAAACCTTTAATAACATGAGTGCTTATTACATTAGCTGCTTCGGGGCTCTGACATCTTTGATTTCTGGTCATGTTTTTCTAACACATAAAGGTGAATGCCTCCCTCAGGCCACCTGGGCGGTGGTTGGTTTCCTGAGGATTCGTGTGGGTAGACAATGGGGACAACTATGAACGCGCCTGATGGAGATTCAGAAATCCCCCCTGGCCACCACCCGTGACTTTTAGTAAAGTCCTCTTCCAAGGAGGGAAGAATGTGGAGGTCCTTCcagtaaagaaggaagaaaggaaaacatctgGCACAGATACACAGAGAGAGGAATGACATGAAGGGATTGGCTTGAAAAGTGAGGGAGGATGGAGGGGTTAGGACTTGGAGGGTGAGGGGCAAATGTGGGAGAGGGCTGAGTCCATTTGGTTTCAATCTTTGTAAAAAGTAATACCATCACGAGGACCATGCCATGCAACCTCAGAGACATCTCTGTACACTTCCCCCAAGGCTGTGCTGGGCGTGGGGCAGAGGTCAGAGGTCAGTTCAGACGGGCGTGGTGCGCCTGTTGGCCGGATTATTATGCAGTGACTCTTTGAACTCTTTGGGTGTGGAATTGTGGAACTGTAGAAAAGCGTGGTCCCGGTCGGAGTTGAGGAGGGTCCCCATGGTGATCTTTGAGGGGTCCCGGGAGAGGGTGAACATCGAGATGTCAGTGGAAGGGATGGTGTGGAAGCCTTTGCTGATGGGGGACAGGTCTCGGGATCTGGGCTCGGTGGAGCGAGAACTTGACCGCCTCCGGAATCGATACCTGTAGGGTGGGAGGCGGGCAAAAGTAGATTTCTTCAGGAACTCCGAGTGAGATTTGGCTCGTAACTGCTGATGTTTTTCAATATAGATGTGCACGGCAACCACTCCTACAATTTCTGCGATGATGAAAGAGAAGGCTCCGAAATAAAAGGACCAACCATAGGAGTAACTTTTTTTGGAGTCACGCTGCCCGGGGTCTCCAGCGTTGGCTGATATATAAACTATGATGCCAATGATGTTGCTTAACCCtaagagaaggggaaaagaaaaatacatcctTTATAAACCTCAGTGAGAACTGTCACTTtccatcttaaaatatttatagaaaatgtggAGATAATGGGGAGAGAGGATAATGGACTATAGCTGGGAAATCCAACCACTGAGATCTTCTTGCATGTTCTATCACTTGGGAAATGAAGAATTCTGCTGCTCAGTTCCAGGCAATGTGTATTCAGCTAAAGAATACACCCTACTCCTACAGCAAGTACGGAAGAACTCAGAATGCACTTATTTTTCCGTTAGAAGCAATTCATCTCATCAACACTTAATCTTTGGCACTAAGTCATGAAGATTGTAAAATGAACAAGATACACGCCCCTGCCCTTGAATTCTTTACCATTAGTGGCAAAGACTGACATGTAAATGCAATTACAGGAAAATACAGTAAGGGTTCTACCGGAGACACATAAAAATGAttcaggaagagaagaagagagaaagactaAGAACCTGGCACTGAAgatgag
This genomic interval carries:
- the CACNG3 gene encoding voltage-dependent calcium channel gamma-3 subunit encodes the protein MRMCDRGIQMLITTVGAFAAFSLMTIAVGTDYWLYSRGVCRTKSTSDNETSRKNEEVMTHSGLWRTCCLEGAFRGVCKKIDHFPEDADYEQDTAEYLLRAVRASSVFPILSVTLLFFGGLCVAASEFHRSRHNVILSAGIFFVSAGLSNIIGIIVYISANAGDPGQRDSKKSYSYGWSFYFGAFSFIIAEIVGVVAVHIYIEKHQQLRAKSHSEFLKKSTFARLPPYRYRFRRRSSSRSTEPRSRDLSPISKGFHTIPSTDISMFTLSRDPSKITMGTLLNSDRDHAFLQFHNSTPKEFKESLHNNPANRRTTPV